The genomic window CGCGGTGGATCTCACACCTATAGAAATGGCTTCCGCCTACGGTGTATTTGCGACCAATGGCTTTAAGTCAGAGCCGACCTTTATTGCTCGCGTAACCAGCAACAGTGGACGGGTCATCCTGGATAACAATCCAGATCCGCAACTCGTGCTCGATCCCTGGGCTGCTGCCTCTCTCAACAGCGTCTTGCAAGGGGTGGTCACTCAGGGTACCGGCAAAGCAGCCCAGCTGGGCGATGGTCGTCCAGTAGCAGGTAAAACCGGTACCACCTCTTCAGAACGTGATATCTGGTTTGTGGGCTATGTGCCTCAGATGGTGACAGCAGTGTGGGTGGGCAACGACGATTATCGCCCTCTGGGCGGCGGCGCAACGGGTGGTGGCTTCGTCGCCCCGATTTGGAAAGACTTCATGACTAAAGCACTGAAAGGCGTGCCTGCCGAGAAGTTTGACCCACCCTCGAACTTCGAGCGGCCTTAGCCGCCTTAGTTGAGTCATTAATTAAGGGTTAGGGCAACTACAGGGCAACTACTTAGCACGAGCACCCAGTTAAGCCCTAAGCCCTCCAGGAACCAAGTTAAAACTGAATGTGATGGAGTAGGGTGGCAGTCAGCTTTGGCGGCAGGTGAAGGCGTTGCTGTAGATCAGCGAGATCGCGGTAGGGCCCATGTTGTCCCCGATTGTGTGTGATCGCTTGCGCTAGGTTGCTATCAACTCCTGGCAAGTTGGCCAGCTCTTCCGAGCTGGCAAGATTTGGGTCCAGCCGGACTGGCAACTCGGCACCGTCAGGGTCGTAAAAACAGAAACGCAGAGCCGGGGCTAAAGTTTGCAATTGCTCTACTGGCGCACCAATAGCTCCTGCCACATCTTCAAGGCAATAGAACTGAACACCAGCACGAGTCAGGCTGACTAGTGACCGAGCTTGACGAATGGAGATTCCAGGCAACCGCAACCAGTCATCTACGCTCGCGCGGTTGACATCGACTACTAATCCCAAACGTACCGCAACCTCTACCTCAGACAACGATTGCAGTCGATGATAAGGGTCGTTCAGCATAGGCACCAGATTGGCATACTGACGTTCGCTGCGGCGCGCGTGGACTACTGCAGCCAGCCAGCTCAACAGCGATACAGGCACACCTACTCCCGTTGGTAAGCTGGCTAAGGGCAGAAAGAAGAGGGCGGCATAAACTCCCCCAGCGACAGTCCAGGGCTGTTGTTGCAGTCGATGCCCCGCAACTAAAAAGCCCAGCCAATGCAAGCCCGGTACTAGAGACCAAAGCTTCCACATCGTTAGGGACGGAGCAGTTAAACGGTCTGACGATGGACGCACAGCTTCTCCCGGCCATTCTCCCTAACCAATTTGAGCCAGCAACTGGCGACGCTTCTGCTCGAACTCATACTCAGAAATTAGCCCGTCTCGTCGTAGGTCGTCCAAGGTTCGCAGAGCTTGGGCAACAGAAGCAACGTGCTCTGGGCGAAAGGTGGGGTTGGCTTCAGGGCCAATGGTGCCAGTGTTAAAGCGTTCGTTGAACTCGGCCTCAGTTTGAGTGAGATACCAAATTCCCTCGATTGCGCTGGCAATTCTGGGAAACGGGGTCCAGAAAAACAGCAGGTAAACAACCCCCCAACCTACCTTGCCAGTATAGATCTTGTGCAGACCGGGAAGGGTAAGAATTCCAGCCAATGCTAGAATCCCGGCAAGCTTTCTATCCTTACGTTTGGTGGTGGAAACAGGGTAGGAAAGCGACTGCATGGGGTCTAAATCTCCGTGTCAGGCTAGCCCACTAGCCTCCGTTCCATCATAGAAGGCTTGCCGAAATCGGGTGTAGTCGCCTCAGGCGTAGATTTGCCCTAGGATGGCGCTGAGCCGATCGTAATCATCCTTGAGCAAAACGCTCAGCGCCCGTCCTGCCTGCACCAACCAAGTGCGCTCAAGTTGCCGGGCTCGATAGACTTGCCGAATCACCGCCGCTGTGAGTTCATCGACGGGAGCTCCAGCGACCTGAATCAAGGTGCGCAAGAAATCTAGCCGGTCACTAAAGGCGACGACTTCCGCTGTGGCGCAATGATAAACAGCCTGATGGATTTGCGGTGGGCGCGGCGGTAGATGCTGATGGATCAGCTGCGGCTGATTGCCCGGTCGAAAGCCGACGATCGCCGCACGAAACTCAGTTTTGAGCATGGCAAAGATCTGGGGCTGCTGTTCCCGCAACTGTTGCAGCGAGAGACCTAAGGCCCTGGCCCGGTGGATCGAATCAACTGGCGAGGTGCTGGCATGATAGACCACGGCATAAACCTGATTGCCAGTTTCTTCGTCTTGAGCGCTGACCCAAGAGCCAAAAGGCGGCATTTGCGGAAAATTCAGGTCCTCTGGATCGAGGCACTGCGCCATAAACTCGGCAGTCGAAGTTTCGATCACCTCAGCAAAGTGATCGGGATGGCGATTGGTTGCGGCGAACTGGGGGAGGGGTAGGCGCATATAGGAAGGCTGGCTTAGAGCTACAACACCCGCAGCCCAGCTAGGGTGACTAGCAGAGAGAGCAGACTGCCACTAACAAACAGGGTGTTACGCAGCCAGGTCGGACGTAAACCCAGCCAACTCAAGTAACTCTCAATACAGGGGCCTAGGAAATAGCAGATGTTAGCCGTTAAGCCCCAAAAGACTAGGCTGAATAACATTTCTCCTGGCGAGCCCATGTAATGCAATAGGGTTGAGAGCGTGGGTAAAAACACCACCAGATTGAACAGAGGACGGCGTTCCTCCCAGCCCCGGAAAATGCGGATCGCCTCCCGTTTGGCACCCGGTTGCTGCTGATCTAGCTGGTCAATGCGGTCACGAATACCCGGTAAGTTCAAACCAACTTCAGCCATGCGGTTAGAGAGGGGCTGGTCGCGGTTACGCGGCTCAGCCGTGGTCTGCTCTGTAGCCGCGGGTTCGCTACCAAATACCTGAGCGGCCCGCAAAGTTGAGAGCGCTTGGTGAGCGGAACTAAGGCGGCTATCCAAGGAGGGATCCAGCAGCCGATGCAGCCATTGAGTGAAGCCAGGGCTGAGGCTCACGACCCGTTCAAACTGAAGCTGTAAGTTCCGCTGTGGCAAATCACTCGGACTTCTGCCGGTAAGGGCATGGACCAAAGTTGCGCCAAGCGCATAGAGATCCGAAGCCGCTACCGTGCGTCCCCCAAATTGCTCTGGGGGCATGTAGCCATAGGTGCCGACAATTGTGATTGTTTGTCCTTCGACTACCGCCAGGTTTTGCACAGCCCCGAAGTCCACTAAGTGCAAGCGACCGTTCTCCCCGATCAGCACATTGCTGGGCTTGATATCGCGGTGAATCACAGGCGGCGTGCGGCCATGCAGGTAGATCAGGATTTCCAGCAGTCCCTCTGCCAGTTCAATTGCTTCGGTCTCAGAGTAGAGCCGGCCCTGCCGGATCCGGTCCGATAGAGACTCACCCGGGATGTAGTCCTTGACCAGGCAGAAACCCCAGCTTTCAGTGGAATCTGTAGAAAAGTAATCTCGGTAGCGGGGAATAGAGGGGTGATCCAAGGCTTGCAGAATCCGAGATTCTCGCTCAAACAGCTTCAGATCATCCCAACTAAACCCTGGCCCAAAGGAGAGAAGCTTCACTACTACGAGTTCCCCACGCACTCGGCCCAAATCGCTCGGCACCTGAGTGCCAGCGTCTGCCGAGTCCTCTGCTGGGTCGGCAGCGGGTTGGGGAATGGTTTGCAGGTCTTCCGCTAGCCAGGTCTGCCGCCCAGCATTCTGGCCCAGAGGCTGGAGCAGCCGGTAGCGGTTTTTTAGCACCTTGTCCGTCACGTGCCTCCTTCTCCAGAGCGCAGGGGATTTCTAAAATCTAATCCAGGAATCTGGGGATGAGCACAAGTCTCAAGTTTGCTAAAGCTTGTATCCCCTTACTTAGGAGGGTAAATCGAGCCAGTTTTGATTGATGTGATCCGGCTGAATCAGGCCATATTCCAAGGCTCGACGCACACAGAGCATCCGATTGCGCCGCGACCCCCGCTCTTCTTCGTCGGGTTCACCCAGCACTTTGCTCATCACTGACTTGATATGGGAGATCACTGTGGACTCAGCAACGACTAGCGTTTCCGAGATTTGGCTGTTCTCCAAGCCCTGAGCCATATGGATCAGCACAATGCGCTCACGGGGCGTGAGCTGCGGCACCTGAGCCTCTAGAGAGCGGCCAATACCCTTAGCCGCCTGCCGAACTGCTTCAGCCCGCTCTTGTGGGGTAGCCGATTTGAGCAGGTAATCATAAACAACCCGAGGGTGAGACGTGCTGGTCTGCACAAAGGGCTGGAGGGCAACTAAGCCGGAGCGGTCCCGGTGTCCAGTCATAACAACCAGATGAGTCGGCAGCTTTGAGGCTTGTACTGCCTGGGCAATAGTAATTCCTGCCAGGTACTCGGGAGGTTGCCCTCGCTGGCGAGGTAACTCTAAATCGACCAAGGCGACCTGCGGCTTCAGGGTAGTAATTAACTCCAGGGCATCGGTCACGGTCATCGCTTGACCAATCACAGCAAAATCTGGCTGGCTACTAAGATGGGCAGCAGCTCCAGCCAGGGTATCTGGGTGATCATCCACCACCACGAGGGTAATGGGCTCGCCAATCGTTTCTGGCATACTGAGTGGCCGTTCAACAGCTAAGGATCTGGGCTAGGAGCATCCTAGCCTAATGCTCTAGGGCCTAATGCTTCAGAACCTAATGCTTGAGGGTTGAAAACTCAGTTTTGGCACGCTGCTCTTAGCGCCAAGGACTAGCACCAAGGACTAGGGCAAATCCAGCCTGAGCACCCGAGCGTCTAGTGCTTGTACTTCTGGCAAATTCACCTGATAGGGGGGCGTCCAGCCACGGGCTGAGAGCGAATGGATCTGTAGGCGTACGCTCTGGCCGGGTTCAAGGAAACCATCTGCTGCACCCTCCAAGTTGACCTGGCCGGTGATGTCCTGACCCTGACCATCCAACAGGGCCACTTGGCTGACCAGGAAGATAAAGCGTTCTGAGGCGCGATTGGTGAGCAGCAAGCTGAGCTGAAAGCTGCCATCATTCTGAATCGACACCTGCTCAGCCTGTAGATCGATGTCCCCCTCCGTCACCCGGCTATCCAACGGCAGAATCGATAAGGTAGGTTTGGCCTCCGGTGAAGAAAACTGGTTGGCCTGAGCCTGAATCGCCTGTACCCGAGCCAGAGTCTCTAACTCGCGTTGCCGCCGGATCTCAGACTGCTGCTTCTGCCAATCCTGGATGCGCGCCTG from Leptolyngbya sp. FACHB-261 includes these protein-coding regions:
- a CDS encoding HAS-barrel domain-containing protein, producing MRLPLPQFAATNRHPDHFAEVIETSTAEFMAQCLDPEDLNFPQMPPFGSWVSAQDEETGNQVYAVVYHASTSPVDSIHRARALGLSLQQLREQQPQIFAMLKTEFRAAIVGFRPGNQPQLIHQHLPPRPPQIHQAVYHCATAEVVAFSDRLDFLRTLIQVAGAPVDELTAAVIRQVYRARQLERTWLVQAGRALSVLLKDDYDRLSAILGQIYA
- a CDS encoding response regulator transcription factor codes for the protein MPETIGEPITLVVVDDHPDTLAGAAAHLSSQPDFAVIGQAMTVTDALELITTLKPQVALVDLELPRQRGQPPEYLAGITIAQAVQASKLPTHLVVMTGHRDRSGLVALQPFVQTSTSHPRVVYDYLLKSATPQERAEAVRQAAKGIGRSLEAQVPQLTPRERIVLIHMAQGLENSQISETLVVAESTVISHIKSVMSKVLGEPDEEERGSRRNRMLCVRRALEYGLIQPDHINQNWLDLPS
- a CDS encoding ComEA family DNA-binding protein, whose amino-acid sequence is MRPSSDRLTAPSLTMWKLWSLVPGLHWLGFLVAGHRLQQQPWTVAGGVYAALFFLPLASLPTGVGVPVSLLSWLAAVVHARRSERQYANLVPMLNDPYHRLQSLSEVEVAVRLGLVVDVNRASVDDWLRLPGISIRQARSLVSLTRAGVQFYCLEDVAGAIGAPVEQLQTLAPALRFCFYDPDGAELPVRLDPNLASSEELANLPGVDSNLAQAITHNRGQHGPYRDLADLQQRLHLPPKLTATLLHHIQF
- a CDS encoding serine/threonine-protein kinase; this translates as MTDKVLKNRYRLLQPLGQNAGRQTWLAEDLQTIPQPAADPAEDSADAGTQVPSDLGRVRGELVVVKLLSFGPGFSWDDLKLFERESRILQALDHPSIPRYRDYFSTDSTESWGFCLVKDYIPGESLSDRIRQGRLYSETEAIELAEGLLEILIYLHGRTPPVIHRDIKPSNVLIGENGRLHLVDFGAVQNLAVVEGQTITIVGTYGYMPPEQFGGRTVAASDLYALGATLVHALTGRSPSDLPQRNLQLQFERVVSLSPGFTQWLHRLLDPSLDSRLSSAHQALSTLRAAQVFGSEPAATEQTTAEPRNRDQPLSNRMAEVGLNLPGIRDRIDQLDQQQPGAKREAIRIFRGWEERRPLFNLVVFLPTLSTLLHYMGSPGEMLFSLVFWGLTANICYFLGPCIESYLSWLGLRPTWLRNTLFVSGSLLSLLVTLAGLRVL
- a CDS encoding NINE protein, with the protein product MQSLSYPVSTTKRKDRKLAGILALAGILTLPGLHKIYTGKVGWGVVYLLFFWTPFPRIASAIEGIWYLTQTEAEFNERFNTGTIGPEANPTFRPEHVASVAQALRTLDDLRRDGLISEYEFEQKRRQLLAQIG